Sequence from the Terriglobia bacterium genome:
CACAATGTGAGCCTCGGGATTCCGAAATGCCAGCGCCGCCGTCTTGCTCCCCGGCGCAGCGCACGCATCCAGAACCCGCGTCCCTCGTCCGACCAGCATCGCAACGAGTTGCGACGCTTCATCCTGGATGAATACACGGCGTTCGCGATACGCTTTCGTATTCGTCACATCGCCAGAAACAACCCCCAAGGCTCCGTTCACTAGCACTCCAAGCCTGGTCTCAACTCCTTCTTTTTGGAGTTCCTCTGCGATCTCGGTGCCCGACTCGTGAATCCTCAGCACCGTCTCCGGCACCTTCTGATCGTATTCGCATATTTTCTGCGTCGCTGCCAGCCCGAAAATATCCATCCACCGCGAGACTAACCATTGCGGATGCGCCAGTCGCTGCGCCAACTCTTCAACAGGTGTCCTTGCCGTGATCTTCGGCGGAGAGGACACTATTTTCCGCAGCACGGCGTTGGCGAATCCGACCGCCGATCGCTTCCGCGCCGCCTTCACCAACTCCACGCTCTCGTTGACCGCTGCACGCGCCGGAACCCGGTCGAGAAACCGAATCTGGTACGCCGCCATGCGCAGCGCAATCAGCACCTCGGGATCGAGACTTCGTGGCTGCTTGTCAGAGACCGCTGCAATCGCGAGGTCGAGTGCCGACTGCCACCGCAGCACGCCCATCACGATCTCCGTACAAAGCCCGCGATCGGCAGCGCTCAAATTGCGCAGCAGGTCGGAATGCAGTAACTCCGACGCATAGGCATCTTCCTTCTGTACGCGAAGAAGAATTTGGAATGCAGCGGTTCGTGCAGGCGACGCGGGCATAAACTTTCCGTCGGGCCCCCTTACGCATGCGCGGTGCCCCACATCTGCCGCAGTTGGCAAGGTGCGGGTTCGGCGTAGGGTGGGCTTTTACCTTCCTAACATCTCTCCAGGCTGCGGTCGATAACCGTTGGCGAAATCTCTTGCACTCATGCGTTTCTTCCCTTCAGGCTGCACTTCCATCAAATCCAGCACGCTGCGTTGGCCGCATCCGACGAGCAGGCGGTCCCCGGAAACCGTTACTTCGGCCTGCTCAAGCTGTAGCCCCACGCCTGGCCGGGCCGCATGAACCGTCAACTGCTTTCCACGAAACGTGGTGAACGCGCCCGGCCACGGCTGAAACCCGCGCAGCCGATTGAAAATTTCCGTCGCGCTGAGCGAAAAATCGATCCGCCCATCTTCTTTCTTCAATATCGGCGCCAGCGTCGCCTGCGAATCATCCTGTTTCGTGGGCTGCATCTCGCCGGCTTCAAATCCGCGCAGCGTCTCGATCAGCAGCGACGCTCCAAGCTGCGAAAGCCTCGGCGCAAGTGTGACCGCTGTATCATCCGCTGCAATTGGCATCTCCGCTTTCAGCAGCATGTCGCCTGTGTCGAGTCCGGCATCGATGCGCATCGTGGTCACACCGGTCACGGTTTCGCCGCAAGCAATCGCCCACTGAATCGGCGCCGCCCCGCGATACTTCGGCAGCAACGAGGCGTGCAGATTGAGATTGCCCAGCCGCGGCAGCTCCAGCATCCATTTCGGAATGATGCGCCCGTAGGCGACCACCAGGATCGCATCCGGCCGCAGAGCCTCCATCTGCGCTCGAAACTCAGCATTGTTCCTGATCTTCTCCGGCTGCACCACCGGAATCCCCTCTTCCATCGCCGTCGTTTTGACGGGAGGCGCGGTCAGCGTCTGCTCGCGGCCCACCGGCCGATCCGGCTGCGTCACCACCAGCGGCACATCGTAGCCGGCTCGCAGCGCCAGCTTCAGCGTGGGCACAGCGAACGCGGGCGTCCCGCAGAAGACCAGCTTCATTTCCACTCGCCGGTTCTCTGCAGCTTGCGAATCTTCCGCAAAATCAGGTCCCGCTTCAGCCCGCTCAGCCGCCAGGGGAACAGAATCCCGTCCAGATGATCGATCTCATGCTGGAAGGCGCGCGCCAGCAGCTCGCTCCCCTCCAGTTCAATCCAGTTCCCGTCCAGATCCTGGGCCTTCACCTTCACCTTCGACGCGCGCGTCACCTTGTCGCGAATGTCGGGCAGGCTCAGGCAGCCCTCCTCCTCCACCTGCCTGCCTTCCTTGTGCACGATCTCCGGATTCACCAGCACGATCTTGTCTTTCGGGTTCTGTTTGTTGCTGAGGTCGATGACCGTGATGCGCCTGCCCACCCCGATCTGCGGCGCCGCCAGGCCAATGCCCTGCGCCTTATACATCGACTCAAACATATCGGCCGCCAGCGTGCGCAACTCTTCGTTGAACTCCGCAATCTTCTCGGTCGGCCGCTGCAAAATTGGGTCCGGATATTTAACAATTTCCCTGATCATCTGCGTTTCTGCTTGTGTGTCCCTTTACCGTAAACGGTATCCCGTAATCCCTAGTACTTCCCCACCTGCTCCACATACCCCTCGTAATTCCTCTTCAACTCGCGCAGCGAATCCCCGCCGAACTTCTCCAGCGCCACTCGGGCCACGGTCAGCGCCACCATCGCCTCCGCCGCCACACCCGCCGCCGGCACCACGCACACGTCGCTGCGCTCATACGCCGCCTTCGTCTCCTCGCGCGTATCGAAGCGTACCGACTGCAGCGGACGCCGCAGCGTCGAAATCGGCTTCAGATACCCGCGCACCACAATGTCTTCTCCATTAGAGATGCCGCCTTCGAGCCCGCCGGCGTTGTTTTGCTCCCGCGTAAAGCGCGTGTGCTGGCCGTCTTTCGCCTCCTGCGCATAGCCAATGGCATCGTGGACCTCCGACCCCAGCGACTCTGCCGCCGTCACCCCGCGCCCGATCTCCACCGCCTTCACCGCCTGCAGAGACATCACCGTCTGCGCCAGCAGGCCATCCAGCCGCTCGTCCCAGTTGGCGCAGGTGCCCAGCCCCGGAGGCGCGCCGTGCACCACCACCTCAAAA
This genomic interval carries:
- the rsmB gene encoding 16S rRNA (cytosine(967)-C(5))-methyltransferase RsmB, which translates into the protein MPASPARTAAFQILLRVQKEDAYASELLHSDLLRNLSAADRGLCTEIVMGVLRWQSALDLAIAAVSDKQPRSLDPEVLIALRMAAYQIRFLDRVPARAAVNESVELVKAARKRSAVGFANAVLRKIVSSPPKITARTPVEELAQRLAHPQWLVSRWMDIFGLAATQKICEYDQKVPETVLRIHESGTEIAEELQKEGVETRLGVLVNGALGVVSGDVTNTKAYRERRVFIQDEASQLVAMLVGRGTRVLDACAAPGSKTAALAFRNPEAHIVAAELHPHRARLLQERVAACANVEVLTADITALQLGDRFDRVLADVPCSGTGTLARNPEIKWKLQKRDLEDLQQRQVAIITAALRHVSPGGRAVYSTCSLETEENSAVVEKVLSSHPEFRLVPCREELMRLRDAGDLVWDDIESMVRGAFLRTLPGVHPCDGFFAAILQRGE
- the fmt gene encoding methionyl-tRNA formyltransferase, with product MKLVFCGTPAFAVPTLKLALRAGYDVPLVVTQPDRPVGREQTLTAPPVKTTAMEEGIPVVQPEKIRNNAEFRAQMEALRPDAILVVAYGRIIPKWMLELPRLGNLNLHASLLPKYRGAAPIQWAIACGETVTGVTTMRIDAGLDTGDMLLKAEMPIAADDTAVTLAPRLSQLGASLLIETLRGFEAGEMQPTKQDDSQATLAPILKKEDGRIDFSLSATEIFNRLRGFQPWPGAFTTFRGKQLTVHAARPGVGLQLEQAEVTVSGDRLLVGCGQRSVLDLMEVQPEGKKRMSARDFANGYRPQPGEMLGR
- the def gene encoding peptide deformylase, with the protein product MIREIVKYPDPILQRPTEKIAEFNEELRTLAADMFESMYKAQGIGLAAPQIGVGRRITVIDLSNKQNPKDKIVLVNPEIVHKEGRQVEEEGCLSLPDIRDKVTRASKVKVKAQDLDGNWIELEGSELLARAFQHEIDHLDGILFPWRLSGLKRDLILRKIRKLQRTGEWK